Proteins found in one Zea mays cultivar B73 chromosome 1, Zm-B73-REFERENCE-NAM-5.0, whole genome shotgun sequence genomic segment:
- the LOC100273739 gene encoding Probable galacturonosyltransferase-like 4-like precursor, translating into MPSNSAVVVVIAIFLVVILGASHAVTGARVGTMMIRQPSSSSSVLMFREAPAFRNGPDCGADGRVDIAMTLDANYLRGTMAAVLSILQHTACPESVAFHFLTADADADGHGLSAALRASFPFLDLRVYRFDPSRVRDRISRSVRQELDQPLNYARVYLADTLPRDVRRVTYLDSDVVVVDDVRTLASVDLAGHVVAAPEYCHANFSNYFTDAFWSHPALNGTFHGRRPCYFNTGVMVMDVDKWRAGGYTRRVEEWMAVQKRRRIYHLGSLPPFLLVFAGHIRAVDHRWNQHGLGGDNVEGRCRGLHPGPISLLHWSGKGKPWLRLDARRPCSVDYLWAPYDLYRYSSPVIDEW; encoded by the coding sequence ATGCCTTCAAATTCTGCCGTAGTAGTAGTTATCGCCATCTTTCTTGTTGTTATCCTCGGCGCCAGCCACGCGGTCACCGGCGCCCGTGTCGGCACCATGATGATCCGGCAGCCTTCTTCGTCCTCCTCCGTCCTGATGTTCAGGGAGGCGCCCGCGTTCCGGAACGGCCCCGACTGCGGCGCGGACGGCCGGGTGGACATCGCCATGACGCTGGACGCTAACTACCTCCGCGGCACCATGGCCGCGGTGCTGTCCATCCTGCAGCACACGGCGTGCCCCGAGAGCGTAGCGTTCCACTTCCTCaccgccgacgccgacgccgacggCCACGGCCTCTCCGCCGCGCTGCGCGCCTCGTTCCCGTTCCTCGACCTGCGGGTGTACCGCTTCGACCCGTCGCGCGTCCGCGACCGTATCTCGCGGTCGGTGCGCCAGGAGCTGGACCAGCCGCTCAACTACGCGCGCGTCTACCTCGCCGACACGCTGCCGCGCGACGTGCGCCGCGTCACGTACCTCGACTCCGACGTGGTCGTGGTGGACGACGTCCGGACGCTGGCGTCCGTGGACCTCGCGGGCCACGTGGTGGCGGCGCCCGAGTACTGCCACGCCAACTTCAGCAACTACTTCACGGACGCCTTCTGGTCGCACCCGGCGCTCAACGGCACCTTCCACGGGCGCCGCCCATGCTACTTCAACACGGGCGTCATGGTCATGGACGTCGACAAGTGGCGCGCCGGCGGGTACACGCGCCGGGTGGAGGAGTGGATGGCCGTGCAGAAGCGGCGGCGGATCTACCACCTCGGCTCGCTGCCACCGTTCCTGCTCGTCTTCGCCGGCCACATCCGGGCGGTGGACCACCGGTGGAACCAGCACGGGCTCGGCGGCGACAACGTCGAGGGCCGCTGCCGGGGTCTCCATCCGGGCCCTATCAGCCTCCTTCACTGGAGCGGCAAGGGCAAGCCGTGGCTCCGCCTCGACGCCCGCCGGCCGTGCTCTGTGGACTACCTATGGGCGCCCTACGACCTCTACCGTTACTCGTCGCCGGTGATCGACGAGTGGTGA
- the LOC103635164 gene encoding uncharacterized PPE family protein PPE2 has protein sequence MQMQAAGKEPAAAAVPAANKPPSICDRLQRAFAARPAFRPLRRITVGRHQDGGAAKPAGAGDGVSAAFGPAPNKHSGPPLPAPPATVAPQCEQPVPVRLPAVASKVAAGGAPTGPPVPVPPPDVMAGDMGQQIQGKTRVGSRVRNRKALSK, from the coding sequence ATGCAGATGCAGGCAGCAGGCAAGGAGCCTGCGGCCGCGGCGGTCCCTGCCGCCAACAAGCCACCGAGCATCTGCGACAGGCTCCAAAGGGCCTTCGCTGCCCGGCCGGCGTTCCGCCCCCTCCGCCGTATCACCGTCGGCCGCCACCAGGACGGCGGAGCTGCCAAGCCTGCTGGTGCCGGTGATGGAGTCAGCGCAGCGTTTGGGCCAGCTCCTAATAAACACAGCGGCCCGCCATTGCCGGCTCCGCCGGCCACAGTAGCACCGCAGTGTGAGCAGCCGGTTCCCGTGCGTTTACCAGCCGTCGCCAGCAAGGTGGCGGCGGGCGGCGCGCCAACGGGGCCGCCGGTGCCTGTGCCACCGCCGGACGTTATGGCCGGGGACATGGGCCAGCAGATCCAAGGGAAGACCAGGGTGGGCTCCAGGGTCCGCAACCGCAAGGCGCTCTCCAAGTAG
- the LOC100283342 gene encoding protein Mo25 isoform X1, producing MSFFFRMASRLRPSTPEEVVRSIKDSFLALHTRTHAKALEEVEKNMSSLRLLIFGDGEVEPNEEQVLQITLEICKEDVISLIVQDLPSLGWGVRKDLAICWCILLRQKVDETYCCVQYLENHLELLDFLVGCYKNLDIALNCGNMLRECIKYPTLAKYILESGSFELFFEYVELPNFDIASDALNTFKDLLTKHEVVVAEFLSSHYEQFFELYSRLLSSTNYVTRRQAIKFLSEFLLETHNSQIMKRYIVEVRFLNIMINLLKVIVHASSQVKIFWDSSKNIRICAFHVFKVFVANPNKPRCIVVALLDNRREVLKLLHNLPSSKGDDELDEEKDLIIQEIQKLA from the exons ATGTCCTTCTTCTTCCGCATGGCGTCGCGGCTGCGGCCGTCGACGCCGGAGGAGGTGGTGCGCTCCATCAAGGACTCCTTCCTCGCGCTCCACACGCGCACCCACGCCAAG GCTCTGGAAGAGGTCGAGAAAAATATGTCATCCTTGAGATTGTTGATCTTTGGTGATGGAGAAGTCGAACCAAATGAAGAGCAGGTCCTGCAAATAACCCTTGAGATTTGCAAGGAGGACGTCATTTCCCTGATCGTCCAGGATCTGCCTTCCTTGGGCTGGGGA GTAAGAAAAGATCTGGCTATCTGCTGGTGCATCTTGCTTAGGCAGAAGGTCGATGAAACTTATTGCTGTGTGCAGTATCTTGAAAATCATCTGGagcttttagatttccttgttggTTG CTACAAGAACTTGGATATTGCATTGAACTGTGGAAATATGTTAAGAGAATGCATAAAGTACCCTACACTTGCAAA ATACATATTGGAATCTGGTAGCTTTGAGCTGTTCTTTGAGTATGTTGAGCTTCCAAACTTTGATATTGCTTCAGATGCTCTGAACACCTTCAAG GATCTGCTTACCAAGCACGAAGTTGTAGTCGCAGAGTTCTTGAGTTCCCACTACGAGCAG TTTTTTGAACTCTACTCAAGGCTCTTGTCATCAACTAATTATGTAACAAGAAGGCAGGCAATCAAG TTCCTTTCAGAGTTCCTGCTAGAGACTCATAACTCTCAAATAATGAAGAGATACATTGTGGAAGTTCGTTTTTTAAATATTATGATCAATCTACTAAAG GTTATTGTGCATGCATCATCACAGGTGAAAATCTTTTGG GAttcaagcaaaaatatcagaatatGTGCCTTCCATGTTTTTAAG GTATTTGTTGCCAATCCGAACAAGCCTCGATGTATCGTTGTAGCTTTGCTAGACAATCGTAGAGAAGTTCTGAAGCTACTCCACAATCTTCCTTCAAGTAAAG GCGACGATGAACTCGATGAGGAGAAAGACCTAATCATTCAGGAAATCCAGAAGTTGGCATAA
- the LOC100283342 gene encoding protein Mo25 yields MSFFFRMASRLRPSTPEEVVRSIKDSFLALHTRTHAKALEEVEKNMSSLRLLIFGDGEVEPNEEQVLQITLEICKEDVISLIVQDLPSLGWGVRKDLAICWCILLRQKVDETYCCVQYLENHLELLDFLVGCYKNLDIALNCGNMLRECIKYPTLAKYILESGSFELFFEYVELPNFDIASDALNTFKDLLTKHEVVVAEFLSSHYEQFFELYSRLLSSTNYVTRRQAIKFLSEFLLETHNSQIMKRYIVEVRFLNIMINLLKDSSKNIRICAFHVFKVFVANPNKPRCIVVALLDNRREVLKLLHNLPSSKGDDELDEEKDLIIQEIQKLA; encoded by the exons ATGTCCTTCTTCTTCCGCATGGCGTCGCGGCTGCGGCCGTCGACGCCGGAGGAGGTGGTGCGCTCCATCAAGGACTCCTTCCTCGCGCTCCACACGCGCACCCACGCCAAG GCTCTGGAAGAGGTCGAGAAAAATATGTCATCCTTGAGATTGTTGATCTTTGGTGATGGAGAAGTCGAACCAAATGAAGAGCAGGTCCTGCAAATAACCCTTGAGATTTGCAAGGAGGACGTCATTTCCCTGATCGTCCAGGATCTGCCTTCCTTGGGCTGGGGA GTAAGAAAAGATCTGGCTATCTGCTGGTGCATCTTGCTTAGGCAGAAGGTCGATGAAACTTATTGCTGTGTGCAGTATCTTGAAAATCATCTGGagcttttagatttccttgttggTTG CTACAAGAACTTGGATATTGCATTGAACTGTGGAAATATGTTAAGAGAATGCATAAAGTACCCTACACTTGCAAA ATACATATTGGAATCTGGTAGCTTTGAGCTGTTCTTTGAGTATGTTGAGCTTCCAAACTTTGATATTGCTTCAGATGCTCTGAACACCTTCAAG GATCTGCTTACCAAGCACGAAGTTGTAGTCGCAGAGTTCTTGAGTTCCCACTACGAGCAG TTTTTTGAACTCTACTCAAGGCTCTTGTCATCAACTAATTATGTAACAAGAAGGCAGGCAATCAAG TTCCTTTCAGAGTTCCTGCTAGAGACTCATAACTCTCAAATAATGAAGAGATACATTGTGGAAGTTCGTTTTTTAAATATTATGATCAATCTACTAAAG GAttcaagcaaaaatatcagaatatGTGCCTTCCATGTTTTTAAG GTATTTGTTGCCAATCCGAACAAGCCTCGATGTATCGTTGTAGCTTTGCTAGACAATCGTAGAGAAGTTCTGAAGCTACTCCACAATCTTCCTTCAAGTAAAG GCGACGATGAACTCGATGAGGAGAAAGACCTAATCATTCAGGAAATCCAGAAGTTGGCATAA